The following are from one region of the Carassius auratus strain Wakin chromosome 13, ASM336829v1, whole genome shotgun sequence genome:
- the LOC113112723 gene encoding neutral amino acid transporter A-like, whose product MEEKESEINGHAGHKNPLPTVSLKSEKNSFKDRFMVFFKRNLLVIFTVSGVLVGVGLGMMVRNMNLTRAQMTYFAFPGEMLLRMLKMIILPLVVCSLISGAASLDTRSLGKLGGIAVSYFLVTTLIASSIGVALAFIIKPGVGAGALNTNNLGLEGVSSNKETADSFLDLARNLFPSNLVSAAFRSYVTDYKTILVGNVTNGTLNYQKVPYGTDADGMNILGLVLFAMVFGVALRKLGPEGEELIRFFNAFNEATMVLVSWIMWYVPFGIMFLVGSKIVEMEDVVLLVTSLGKYIFASILGHIIHGGIILPLIYFGFTRANPFSFLSGLITPFTTAFATCSSSATLPTMMKCVEENNGVDKRISRFILPIGATVNMDGAAIFQCVAAVFIAQLNNVELNAGQIFTILVTATASSVGAAGIPAGGIITIAIILEAIGLPTHDLSLMLAVDWIVDRTTTVVNVEGDALGAGILHHINEQEMKKQRQQEQHQEEQELEEVKVEVVANVKAEEETSPLVTHQIQGDSSSRETLDDKDGVESVL is encoded by the exons ATGGAAGAAAAGGAGAGCGAAATCAATGGACACGCCGGGCACAAAAACCCGTTACCAACAGTCTCATTAAAATCAGAAAAGAATAGCTTTAAAGACCGGTTCATGGTCTTCTTCAAAAGAAATCTCCTAGTGATATTCACGGTTTCCGGGGTTCTGGTGGGCGTCGGGCTCGGGATGATGGTCCGGAACATGAACCTTACCCGAGCGCAGATGACTTACTTCGCCTTCCCCGGAGAGATGCTGCTGAGGATGCTCAAGATGATCATCCTTCCTTTAGTGGTTTGCAGTTTGATTTCCGGAGCTGCGAGTCTGGACACGCGCTCGCTGGGGAAGCTCGGAGGGATCGCCGTGTCTTACTTTCTGGTGACCACTCTGATCGCTTCATCCATCGGGGTAGCTCTCGCCTTCATCATCAAACCCGGCGTGGGAGCAGGAGCCCTGAACACCAACAACTTAGGGCTGGAAGGCGTGAGCTCCAACAAAGAGACAGCGGATTCGTTTTTAGATCTTGCAAG AAACCTGTTTCCATCCAACCTGGTGTCTGCAGCTTTCCGCTCA TACGTCACCGATTACAAGACCATTCTTGTTGGAAATGTAACCAACGGAACCCTCAACTACCAGAAG GTTCCCTATGGAACAGATGCAGATGGAATGAATATTCTGGGTCTTGTTCTCTTTGCTATGGTTTTTGGAGTTGCTTTGAGAAAGCTTGGGCCAGAAGGAGAGGAGCTCATTCGCTTTTTCAATGCCTTCAATGAAGCCACCATGGTACTGGTGTCTTGGATCATGTG GTATGTGCCTTTTGGCATCATGTTCTTGGTTGGCAGTAAGATTGTGGAGATGGAAGATGTGGTTCTGCTCGTCACTAGTTTGGGGAAGTACATTTTTGCTTCTATCCTTGGCCACATCATCCATGGTGGCATCATCTTACCTCTTATCTACTTTGGGTTCACTCGTGCGAACCCCTTCAGTTTCCTGTCTGGCCTCATCACACCGTTTACCACTGCCTTTGCTACCTGCTCCAG CTCAGCAACACTGCCCACCATGATGAAGTGTGTGGAGGAGAACAACGGTGTCGACAAACGAATTAGTCGTTTCATTTTACCGATTGGAGCCACTGTCAACATGGACGGAGCAGCCATTTTCCAATGTGTTGCGGCTGTGTTTATTGCCCAGCTCAACAACGTTGAACTCAATGCAGGCCAGATCTTCACAATCCT GGTGACAGCCACCGCCTCCAGTGTGGGAGCAGCAGGCATTCCAGCTGGAGGAATCATCACCATCGCTATCATTCTGGAGGCCATTGGTCTGCCCACCCATGACCTGTCACTCATGTTGGCGGTGGACTGGATAGT AGACCGCACCACCACCGTTGTGAACGTGGAGGGAGATGCACTTGGTGCTGGCATTCTTCACCACATCAATGAGCaagagatgaagaaacaaagaCAACAGGAGCAGCATCAAGAGGAGCAGGAACTGGAGGAGGTGAAGGTGGAGGTGGTGGCTAATGTCAAAGCAGAAGAAGAGACCTCCCCTCTCGTCACACACCAGATCCAAGGAGACAGTTCCTCACGTGAAACACTTGACGACAAGGACGGTGTGGAGTCTGTACTGTAA